TGAAACTGGACAATTCATTTTAGATTGGTTAGTTCACCTCAATCGTTGGGTTGAAGTTGATGACGTCTTAACTAATTGGGCGGGTGTCATCATCGGATTTGGTAGTTTTCAACTACTAAGCCGACTGCCAGGCGGACGTTGGCTAAAAAATTGACTGTCGTACCTAAAAACCACGTTGGCTAAATTCGCCAGCGTGGTTTTTGCTCTAAGACAATCTATTCTTCAAAAAATAAGTCAAAAATATGTTGACGATCTTGATTCCAAACCTGATTATCACTCGTCGGATAAACGCGATTGGTCAAAACGACCAATCCGAGTTGGCGATCCAAATCAAACGCAATCGCCGGTCCGGTGTAGCCGGTATGCAGATACTGATGTTTGCCTTGGCGTCGCTCCCAACCTAGCGTCCGGCCTTCAACATCATGCTCACCTAACCAATCAAAAACATTCTCATCCAAGACACGCTTACCTTGGTACTCACCAAAATTCAACATCATTTCAACAAAAACCGTTAAATCAGTTAAAGTTGAGAATAAACCGGCATGACCGCTCTCACCATTTAGCAAGAAAGCCTTATAATCATGGACCTGGCCTTGAATTTGACCGCGACGTGGATCAAATTCCGTTGGGACAAACCGAATTTTGGGCCGATTCAAATTATAGCCTGTATTCGTCATTGCCAACGGGTATAAGATATGATCTTGCACACTGCGCGCTAATGACCCATCCACTGTCCGAATAATCCATCCTAAGATAATGTAACCCAAGTCTGAATAAACGACCTTTTCACCAGGAGCCTGTTGTAACTTAGCGTCATAAACTGCCGTAATCAAATCTTCTCGATTCATTCCAGATAGATTCTCGATATCACTTGGCAAGCCACTCGTATGTAACAACAATTGCTTAATCGTTAATTGAGAATGTGCAAAACCAGGTAAGAAACGGGCCACCGAGTCATCCAATCGAATCGTATGGTCTGACAATAGTTGAAAGATTCGTGTCGTCGTGCCAACTACTTTCGTTACTGATGCCAAATCATAAATCATAGAAGCGTCTAGTCCGACTGCAAACTCACCATTGCCTTGAACACCGTGGTAATACTGGTTAATCCCTTGTGGTGTAATCACACTAAATGACGCCCCATAAATATCACCAGCAGCAATACACTTATCAATATATTGTTCTATTTTTTCAATCACTTGTCACGAGCCTACCTTTCGTCATTGTACGCCCTTAGCTTTTAGGCTTTTCATACCCTTTTATCATAACGAAATTCCGAATAAAAGCAACGGCAAACATTTTTTAAAAATTAGAGACTTTTCTATTGCAAGCGCTTACTTAGTCTGGTAGTATATTAAGTGAGGAAAGGTTATAACCCTCATTAGCAAGCTTCTCAATGAGTTTTGGTTGTCGCCATCACATTAGACAACTAGTCTTAACGTTTGGTCGTTACCGAAACCAGTCAGACGTCGTTAAGCGTTATCGGTCCAGTTAATTGTATTGGATGCCTGAACGTTGACCCTTCGATAAACGGTAACCGTTATTTGAACCAGCAGTAAGTAATATCAGTACAGTTAGTTCCAAATTTCGACTCAGGTTGTAAAAATTTAAGCGGAGGTGCTGTCTGTCACGAAGACATTACCAAGTTTTAAGCGTAAGTTCGACTTTCGTTAGAATCCGTTTGACGAGTCATGAATCAAGTAAAAATTACTTTTGATCGACTAAAGCAGATCGCTACAGGAAATACGGGTTAGTCCGTTAGAAGTTGGACACACGTAAAATTGAATAGCATGAAGGTGTAACGTATTAAGAACACAGTACAATTAGTAATTGCTAATCAGGATTATTCCTCATAAGTAGGACTCAAGTTGAGAAGCCTTGAGCCCTATTTTTTGTCGTATGCAATTGAAATCGTTTACACTACTAATATGAACTCGTATACTTGAGTCAAAATAGGAGGTCTTCCTTTGAAAAAAATTAATTTAGGCCAAAGTGGCATGCAAGCATCCGCAGTTGCTCTTGGCATTATGCGCATGAACGCCCTCAACGTTGCCCAAGCAACCCAAGTCTTGGAATCGGCAGTCGACTTAGGCATCAACTATATCGATGCAGCTGACATTTACGGTGGCGGTCAGTCATCAACCATTTTCGGTCAGGCTTTAAAACAGACGACCATCACCCGTGACCAACTCTACATTCAAACTAAAGGCGGTATCGTTCCCGGTCAACGGTATGACTTCTCCAAACAACATCTCATTGATGCCGTTGACGGCGAGCTCAAGCGCTTGGGTATTGACTATCTAGATAGCTTTCTCCTCCATCGACCGGATCCACTGATGGAACCTACTGAAGTGGCGGCGGCTTTCAACGACTTACAACGCAATGGTAAAGTACGCCATTTTGGGGTATCTAACTTCAATCCGATGCAAGTCGAATTATTGCAAGCCGCTTTAAATCAACGCTTAATGATCAATCAGCTTCAATTCGGCGTCATGCACACTGGTCCAATCGACTTTGGCCTGCACACTAATATGCAAGACGACCGTAGCATTAACCATGATGGTGAAATCATTGAATATTCCCGTTTACACCATATGACAATTCAAGCCTGGTCACCTTATCAATATGGTAACTTTGCCGGGATTTTCTTGGACAATCCTAAATTTCCAAAGCTAAACGCAGTAATGCAGACCCTCGCCGATACTAAGCAAGTCACTAAGAGTGCCATTGCAACTGCTTGGATTTTGCGCCATCCAGCACAAATCCAAGTGATTTTAGGGACAATGAATCCAAAACATCTGGCAGAAAATGCTGCCGGAACAGCAATCGACCTGACCCGTCAAGAATGGTACGATATCTACTTTGCAGCCGGCAATGACCTACCATAAACCACGTTCGTTATCTTTTCAGCCTCAATAAAGTGACCTAAACAAATAATTGCTGTAAGAATCTTATCGATTCTTGTCGCAATTATTTTCTTTTGGTCCCATCACGATCAGGTGTTTCAAGCTTCAACCCTCATTTTCTTTAAATTTACCGTAAGAACAGTGAAAACCCAATAAATTCAAGCTTTTATATTTCGAATTTTAGTAAAAATGCGCTATCATTAATACAATGAGTTCTATTTTATGAAATAAATCAACTAATGATACCAATTGTACTTATTAAGGGAGCCCTGCTATGTCAAAATTCAACATTACACTCATCAACGCGGACCGCGCTAAGGCAATGCTGACGGAATATAAAGAACAACGTAACCAGTCAATTCCGCGGTTAGCCCATCCGGGTCGTTACATTTTATCAGATTACAAATTAACGCGGCGGCGGGCGGCTTTCAAAATCGTTAAGCATACCTTTTTAACCCCGCACTATAAATCTTACGTTGCAATGGACTCTGATAACGGTCATACGTTATGGTTTCACAATTTCGGTTCATTAACCGAAGCCTTGTTTTGGTTAGAAACGGGCCTTAAAACTGGTGATACTGATTCACACTCTAACTATAAAGAATGGACCACTAAACATACTGACGAAATCGATACCTTTAAAGAAGATTTGCGTCAACATAAAAAGGCTCATCCCAAAAAGAAAACCAAATAAGCTTAAACAACCTAAGCCTCGGTCCCTCAAACTGTTTTAGTCTGGTGGGCCGAGGCTTAGGTTGTTTTTTATTAAATCAGGGTTTGAGACGGTGGTCTCAAACCCTGATTGTTATTTCATATTTTCATGTACTATCTTATAGAAGACATTTTATCAATCTGTTTCTTGGGCTGATTTTCGAGTGCGCTTGTCACTAGCGTAGTCCGTCTTAGTCGAAATCTCAACATCGCGGGCAATCGCAGTTCGCCGCGCGATCACTGCCGCTTTAGCATTAGCCTTCGCCGCTGCTTTGACCGGATCGGCTGTTAAATCGTGATACAGCGAGTACAACAGGATCAAACAAACCGCAATCAGTGGAAAACCAGACATTGCACAAATCGACTGAATCGCTTTAAAGCCCCCGACTGTCACTAATCCTAGCGAGAATAGTAAGAAAATAACGACCCAGCTCATACGATTGAATCGACTCGGTTGTTGTCCAACTGACAATTCTTTACTGGTAAATGAAGCCGTGATAAAGGCGAATGAAGAAACGGTCGTTGCTAAAAAGATAAAACATGATAGACAATATAACGCCAACATAATCATCTTAAATGGTAACGTTGTTAAAACGGCCGCAATCACCGCAGCTTGACCTTGGGTATTCAAAATGTGCACCAGATTGACAATCCCCATCTTTTGTAAATACAAGGCGTAACCACCCAAAACGGCGTAAAAACTAACACAGCCAAGTGAGCCCCACAATAACATGCCACCTAAAACTTGGCGAATAGTCCGACCACGTGAAATCCGGGCAATAAATAACCCCATCACTGGCATAAAGGATAACCACCAACCCCAATAAAAAATCGTCTGACTCTGCATTGCAGTCATCGCACCATTGGGAGCTGAGTTAAAGCTCAAACTGACAAACTTATTAATAAATAAACCGATACTACTTGTTTCTGAATTCAAAATATAAAAGGTTGGTCCCACGACTAGCACGACGACTAAAAAGCCGATTGCAAGCCAAATATGGGCAGAACTCAAGCGACCAATCCCACGCTTTAACCCATTGAAGACCGCCATCGCAAAAATCACGAAGAGAATGGCAAACAGTCCCAACTTTAAAGTCATAGTATCAGCAATCCCAGTAACTTCACTCAACACTTTTGAAATAACTGGGATTTCCATCCCGACTGAGGTCCCAACTCCTCCCATAATCCCAATGATTACTAAGAAATCAATGACATTACGTGCAAGTCGTTTCCCCATCCCAGGACCCGCTAAAACAGAAATGGCGGCACTAAGCCGTTGCACTTTGACGTGTTTCACATACATGGCATACGAAATTCCAATGGTGGCTGGCGCAAACATCATCCACGCCATTGGTCCCCAATTGAATTGCCCGAGCATGTGTGCATAATTGTAAGCCGAAGCTGAAAACGGCTTTACTCCAAATGAAGGACTCTGTAAATAACGTAAGGGATCCACGATACTCAACATTAAAATACTGGCATCGATCCCCGTGGCATAAACCATGCTGCCCCAATGGAACGTTGAAAATTCCGGCTTGTCTTTGGGACCGCCTAATTTGGTTTTACCTAATTTACTTAAGCCTAAGTAAATGAAAAAGATAAAGTTGATGACATAAACGAGCATGTATAGCCAGCTCATGTTACCGGTCAACCAGTTGAGGATTGACCCCAAGCCGGTCTCTAACGACTTACCCCCGACTAACAGAAACACCGAAGCCGCGGCGAATAAGCCAATCGTCGGCAAATACACCCACCAATCAATATTCTTACTTTTTAAAATAATAAACCTGCTACTGAACATATACTTTCTATATAACTATTCGTGCTTCATCCTACCATGACTGGTAGTCCCCACGCGTTAATTTCCGACTAGCAATCGGTACACCCCTCCGAGTAAAATTCCTGCTCGAAGCACTCAACACCCTCATCATAAGGTTTAAACGGCCTTGCATGACGAACTCTGTTTTTGCTAACTCAAAATCAGTAGCAGAATTTCCTTCTTTCCGTTGGTGAGTTCATCATGCGCCATGTTGACATAAAACTGGACGTGAATCCGTCTTAAATTAATTGCCTCATCTACGTTGGCGTTCACCATATCTTTAGCGCTGATAGCTAGTACCGATGCCGACTGATCTCGTCATCATCGGTACACCACGTAACGATTAATTGTTACATTATCTTGCTAATGGATAACCCCCTTGAACTCAGATAAGTTGTTTTTTGGTTAGCGGCCGATCTTCACAAAAACTGGCCTCATCATACACAAAAAAATCGCACGACAGGGTAACAAGTTACCACCTGTACAGCGCGAGCGTCTTATACAAATGCTGATTTCAGTATTTATTCTGATATCTGATGTTCATGTATTAGTATACTAGTATAATACGATATGTAAAATAAGCACGTTTGCGGACGTTTAAGCCTATCATGTTAGGGTTAACTCGGTTTTTAATGCGCTAAAAAGCCTCAATTTGCAGAAAATTAATTCTTTTTTCTGCAAATTATTAGTTTTTATTTAGAATCATTCTTATCTATTTAAATATGTTCATTTTAATGATAAGCTGTTACTATCAATAAAGAGAACGGTTGCATACCGGTGGAGGAGGAGTTTAACATGCGTCATTATTACAAATTAATTTTAACCATTAGTATTGGTGTCGTTGCTTTAGTTCTACAATTTGGGTTACAACTGCCGTTGGCCGCCCAAGTTATCATTACATTAATGGGAACCATCATGGCCCTATCAATGCTCGTGGAAATGATCAAAACATTGCGTACTGGTAAATATGGTGTTGATTTGCTGGCCATCACTGCAATTGTCGCAACGCTGGCTGTCGGGGAATATTGGGCCAGCTTAGTCGTCTTAATCATGTTGACCGGTGGAGACTCCCTAGAGGATTTCGCTGCTAAGCGTGCCAACACAGAACTAAAAGCCCTACTTGATAACTCACCCCAAGTTGCCCACCGTTTAAGTGCCGGACAATTAACTGATGTTACCGTCAATGCAGTTGCGGTGGGGGATCAATTAGTCGTTAAACCTGGCGAATTAGTGCCCGTCGATGGGCATTTAATTCAAGGAACAGCGTTATTCGATGAATCTTCATTAACGGGGGAATCCAAGCCCATTGAAAAACAAGTTGGCGATGACTTAATGTCCGGCGCCGTAAATGGGGATAGTGCGGTGACTATGTTAGTTGATAAACGCGCC
This region of Lactobacillus sp. CBA3605 genomic DNA includes:
- a CDS encoding serine hydrolase, whose amino-acid sequence is MIEKIEQYIDKCIAAGDIYGASFSVITPQGINQYYHGVQGNGEFAVGLDASMIYDLASVTKVVGTTTRIFQLLSDHTIRLDDSVARFLPGFAHSQLTIKQLLLHTSGLPSDIENLSGMNREDLITAVYDAKLQQAPGEKVVYSDLGYIILGWIIRTVDGSLARSVQDHILYPLAMTNTGYNLNRPKIRFVPTEFDPRRGQIQGQVHDYKAFLLNGESGHAGLFSTLTDLTVFVEMMLNFGEYQGKRVLDENVFDWLGEHDVEGRTLGWERRQGKHQYLHTGYTGPAIAFDLDRQLGLVVLTNRVYPTSDNQVWNQDRQHIFDLFFEE
- a CDS encoding aldo/keto reductase family oxidoreductase, which produces MKKINLGQSGMQASAVALGIMRMNALNVAQATQVLESAVDLGINYIDAADIYGGGQSSTIFGQALKQTTITRDQLYIQTKGGIVPGQRYDFSKQHLIDAVDGELKRLGIDYLDSFLLHRPDPLMEPTEVAAAFNDLQRNGKVRHFGVSNFNPMQVELLQAALNQRLMINQLQFGVMHTGPIDFGLHTNMQDDRSINHDGEIIEYSRLHHMTIQAWSPYQYGNFAGIFLDNPKFPKLNAVMQTLADTKQVTKSAIATAWILRHPAQIQVILGTMNPKHLAENAAGTAIDLTRQEWYDIYFAAGNDLP
- a CDS encoding BCCT family transporter, with the translated sequence MFSSRFIILKSKNIDWWVYLPTIGLFAAASVFLLVGGKSLETGLGSILNWLTGNMSWLYMLVYVINFIFFIYLGLSKLGKTKLGGPKDKPEFSTFHWGSMVYATGIDASILMLSIVDPLRYLQSPSFGVKPFSASAYNYAHMLGQFNWGPMAWMMFAPATIGISYAMYVKHVKVQRLSAAISVLAGPGMGKRLARNVIDFLVIIGIMGGVGTSVGMEIPVISKVLSEVTGIADTMTLKLGLFAILFVIFAMAVFNGLKRGIGRLSSAHIWLAIGFLVVVLVVGPTFYILNSETSSIGLFINKFVSLSFNSAPNGAMTAMQSQTIFYWGWWLSFMPVMGLFIARISRGRTIRQVLGGMLLWGSLGCVSFYAVLGGYALYLQKMGIVNLVHILNTQGQAAVIAAVLTTLPFKMIMLALYCLSCFIFLATTVSSFAFITASFTSKELSVGQQPSRFNRMSWVVIFLLFSLGLVTVGGFKAIQSICAMSGFPLIAVCLILLYSLYHDLTADPVKAAAKANAKAAVIARRTAIARDVEISTKTDYASDKRTRKSAQETD